One segment of Primulina tabacum isolate GXHZ01 chromosome 6, ASM2559414v2, whole genome shotgun sequence DNA contains the following:
- the LOC142549553 gene encoding LOW QUALITY PROTEIN: mitogen-activated protein kinase kinase kinase 3-like (The sequence of the model RefSeq protein was modified relative to this genomic sequence to represent the inferred CDS: deleted 1 base in 1 codon) encodes MPAWWDKISGRSKDSETRPEISSSEGSSLKNLKKKGKENGNNRDSKARSFDEFLVLKQSTNSPRSSREFSPVGGGCSGFSGFDSASSLERGHPLPRPLESPSEHPGHGVGLGHGSGSASSVSSSGSSDDPAHLADMAGLRGSGENKVLSPLSRSPGRGSRCTNAVTSPLHARINGINLDTTNGRLEDVKGECHRLPLPPGSAPVSPSALPTPPRSPGIPESSGSSSSKWRKGRLLGRGTFGHVYLGFNSENGQMCAIKEVRVVSDDQSSKESLRQLNQEITLLSQLSHPNVVQYYGSDLNEERLSVYLEYVSGGSIHKLLQEYGAFGEPVIQNYTRQILSGLSYLHGKNTVHRDIKGANILVDPNGEIKLADFGMAKHITACSSMLSFKGSPYWMAPEVVMNTNGYSLPVDIWSLGCTVLEMATSKPPWSQYEGVAAIFKIGNSRDAPEIPDHLSPDLKGFIRLCLQREPSARPTASQLLCHPFVKNQTPQRATNANITREAFPRAFDGSRTPTAQELQSSRNNNSLDRDDTLRFAVPRTLISPRDNARTITSLPVSPSSSPLRRDAPAYRNAFLSPPHPSYTVGQNNHNYSEHSVFPFRQPNSRSTLDPFLEVPQFRAITSSRSPARTMP; translated from the exons ATGCCAGCTTGGTGGGATAAAATATCCGGGAGGAGCAAGGATTCAGAAACCAGGCCTGAGATTTCGTCTTCAGAGGGTTCATCACTGAAAAATTTGAAGAAGAAGGGGAAAGAAAATGGAAACAACAGAGACAGTAAAGCCCGGAGCTTTGACGAGTTTCTTGTGTTGAAACAATCGACAAATTCTCCGAGAAGTAGTCGGGAATTCTCCCCTGTAGGAGGAGGGTGTTCGGGGTTTTCGGGTTTTGATTCGGCTTCATCTTTGGAGAGGGGGCACCCTTTGCCTAGGCCTTTGGAATCACCGTCAGAGCATCCGGGCCATGGTGTCGGCTTGGGGCACGGGTCGGGCTCTGCTTCCAGTGTTAGTTCATCTGGGTCGTCTGATGATCCGGCTCATCTTGCTGATATGGCTGGTTTAAG AGGGAGTGGGGAGAACAAAGTGCTAAGCCCATTGTCACGGAGCCCAGGTCGAGGATCGCGGTGTACCAACGCTGTCACATCGCCTCTTCATGCTCGAATTAATGGTATTAACTTGGACACGACAAATGGTAGACTAGAAGATGTAAAAGGCGAGTGCCACAGGTTACCTCTTCCACCTGGTAGTGCTCCTGTTAGCCCTTCTGCGTTACCTACTCCCCCAAGAAGTCCCGGGATCCCCGAAAGCTCGGGTAGTAGTTCGTCAAAATGGAGGAAAGGGAGGCTTCTTGGAAGAGGCACTTTTGGTCATGTTTACCTCGGGTTTAATAG TGAGAATGGGCAAATGTGCGCGATAAAAGAAGTTAGGGTCGTTTCAGATGATCAATCATCAAAAGAGAGCCTCAGGCAACTGAATCAG GAGATAACCTTGCTTAGTCAGCTTTCCCATCCAAACGTCGTTCAGTACTATGGAAGTGATCTG AACGAAGAAAGGTTATCCGTTTATTTGGAGTATGTTTCGGGTGGTTCGATCCACAAATTATTGCAAGAATATGGAGCTTTTGGGGAACCTGTTATTCAAAATTACACCAGGCAGATTCTCTCTGGCCTTTCTTACTTACATGGAAAAAATACAGTTCA CAGGGATATAAAAGGCGCAAATATTTTAGTGGATCCCAATGGTGAAATTAAGCTCGCCGATTTTGGCATGGCAAAACAT ATAACTGCCTGTTCGTCGATGTTATCCTTCAAAGGCAGCCCTTACTGGATGGCCCCTGAG GTTGTGATGAATACAAATGGTTACAGCCTTCCAGTGGACATTTGGAGCTTAGGATGTACGGTTCTTGAAATGGCAACATCAAAACCACCCTGGAGCCAATATGAAGGG GTAGCTGCTATATTCAAGATTGGAAATAGTAGAGATGCTCCAGAGATTCCCGATCACTTATCTCCCGATCTGAAAGGTTTTATAAGGCTATGTTTGCAGCGTGAACCATCTGCGAGGCCTACTGCATCTCAACTACTCTGTCACCCTTTTGTTAAAAACCAAACTCCACAAAGAGCAACCAATGCCAATATAACCCGAGAAGCATTTCCTCGTGCCTTTGATGGAAGCCGC ACTCCG ACGGCCCAAGAACTTCAGTCCAGCAGAAACAACAATTCTTTGGACAGAGACGACACATTGAGATTCGCAGTCCCGAGAACCTTGATAAGTCCGAG GGATAATGCACGAACCATAACATCATTGCCTGTCTCCCCCAGCTCTAGCCCGTTACGACGAGATGCGCCTGCGTATAGGAACGCATTCCTTTCTCCACCACACCCCTCTTATACTGTTGGTCAAAACAATCATAATTATAGTGAACACTCTGTTTTTCCGTTCAGACAACCCAACTCGAGAAGCACCCTTGATCCATTTCTCGAAGTCCCTCAATTTAGAGCTATAACCTCATCAAGATCCCCTGCAAGAACCATGccgtag
- the LOC142549554 gene encoding uncharacterized protein LOC142549554: MEDSKTGNGANKKKFTCSKFHWKPEEDILLTTLVQRFGPNNWELIAKHFPGRTGKSCRLRWVNQLDPQINKTPFNVEEKRKVLELHQCYGNKWSVISKHFRGRTDNQVKNQYHVLIGSRTFRATSPPSGDNPEDTPKEESSMNLSQFENVSTMAFGTQVSNISYNRDNNSGFDPCSDVIPYRVEVPFIDNGPSVYGKNEMWYAASGSDPGMIGPHSFDNANLGYIGTDQNTIWDDAMNSDVSYTELLNLPLVSPPQQGCVKDHSFIDFFGLEKP; encoded by the exons ATGGAGGACTCTAAAACAGGGAATGGGGCAAACAAAAAGAAGTTCACATGCAGCAAATTTCATTGGAAGCCTGAGGAAGATATACTGCTGACAACACTTGTCCAAAGGTTTGGTCCAAATAATTGGGAGCTTATAGCAAAACACTTCCCAGGAAGAACAG gGAAGAGTTGTCGCTTAAGGTGGGTGAATCAATTGGATCCCCAAATTAATAAGACGCCGTTTAATGTAGAGGAGAAGCGAAAGGTTCTTGAACTTCATCAATGCTATGGAAACAAATGGTCAGTTATTTCTAAGCATTTTCGTGGTCGAACAGATAATCAAGTGAAGAATCAGTACCATGTACTTATCGGCAGTCGGACGTTCAGAGCCACTAGCCCACCTTCTGGTGACAACCCTGAAGACACTCCTAAAGAAGAATCATCTATGAATTTGTCTCAGTTTGAGAATGTATCAACAATGGCATTTGGAACTCaagtttcaaatatttcttataACAGAGATAACAACAGTGGCTTTGATCCATGTTCTGATGTCATACCTTATAGGGTTGAGGTGCCGTTTATTGACAACGGACCTTCTGTTTATGGCAAGAATGAAATGTGGTATGCTGCAAGTGGCTCGGATCCGGGCATGATTGGTCCTCATTCTTTTGATAACGCTAATCTAGGATACATTGGTACCGATCAGAACACAATCTGGGACGATGCGATGAATTCTGATGTTAGCTATACCGAACTCTTGAATCTTCCTTTAGTCAGTCCTCCCCAGCAAGGATGTGTCAAAGATCATAGCTTCATAGACTTTTTTGGGCTTGAAAAACCTTGA